One window from the genome of Salvia miltiorrhiza cultivar Shanhuang (shh) chromosome 7, IMPLAD_Smil_shh, whole genome shotgun sequence encodes:
- the LOC130993418 gene encoding probable membrane-associated kinase regulator 2 — protein MILPLRPRQTPPYLFSHCPVLCKYRQPRFTLMSSPSSSSSSPSLTTLSDSPMEAFRALEFQTTSPAAATAAPFADDDGDSFFDLVLGSPDSVAVTRRGVAAEKDFRFIESPRDVFVRGNGFVNSRPLCKVTLVRSTPKFRVFMLGFRKSAKCERSESNGEAKRSPLNQFPKSSKIEESNRLSVTCRVEKTPGTCRVAGANSLRSQLLKETFDYENSPEKSSRGSLPKYLKLIRPLYLLVWRRQHEKTKSTESSTPSASPVTVPASLSPKRISDGSRIGNFKIAARRFGKSRSVSTAVSMSPQPARRRDDSLLERHDGIQNAVLFCKKSYNSSSKEISKLFQSSVDPLPHGRSSCEEPKRCSI, from the exons ATGATCCTCCCTTTACGCCCGCGCCAAACACCACCTTACTTATTCTCACATTGCCCTGTGTTGTGTAAATACCGCCAACCACGCTTCACTCTCATGTcttcaccttcttcttcttcttcgtcccCGTCTCTCACTACTCTTTCTGATTCTCCAATGGAAGCCTTTCGCGCGCTCGAATTCCAAACGACGTCGCCTGCAGCAGCGACTGCGGCGCCTTTCGCCGACGATGACGGGGACTCGTTTTTTGATCTGGTTCTCGGATCGCCTGATAGCGTCGCCGTGACACGACGTGGTGTTGCTGCGGAGAAGGATTTTCGATTTATCGAATCTCCCAGAGATGTATTCGTTAGAGGAAACGGTTTCGTGAATTCCAGACCTCTGTGTAAAGTCACTCTCGTTAGATCGACTCCCAAATTCAGAGTTTTCATGTTAGGTTTCAGGAAATCGGCGAAATGCGAGAGATCGGAGTCCAACGGGGAGGCGAAACGGAGTCCGTTAAATCAGTTCCCCAAATCCTCGAAGATCGAGGAGAGCAATCGTCTCTCCGTAACATGCAGAGTTGAGAAAACGCCAGGCACGTGCCGTGTGGCCGGAGCCAACAGTTTGAGAAGCCAGCTTCTAAAAGAAACTTTCGATTACGAAAACTCGCCAGAAAAATCATCCAGAGGTTCGCTTCCCAAATATCTGAAGCTGATTCGACCGTTGTACTTGTTGGTATGGAGGAGACAGCATGAGAAGACGAAGTCGACGGAATCCTCAACGCCGTCGGCATCTCCGGTGACGGTACCTGCCAGCTTATCACCGAAAAGGATTTCAGACGGTAGCAGGATCGGCAACTTTAAGATCGCGGCGAGGCGTTTTGGTAAAAGCCGATCGGTTTCAACGGCGGTAAGCATGTCGCCGCAACCAGCTCGCCGGCGAGACGATTCGCTTTTGGAACGGCATGACGGAATCCAAAACGCCGTTCTGTTTTGCAAAAAATCCTACAACTCCTCATCTAAAG aaatttcaaaattatttcaatCTTCGGTTGATCCTTTGCCCCACGGGAGAAGTTCATGCGAAGAGCCAAAGAGATGCAGCATTTGA
- the LOC130993419 gene encoding uncharacterized protein LOC130993419: protein MAGEGEKAQNAPPQMNPYGRVDEEVAEVAQRDERRRKRIKCFAYLAAFVVFQTAVFLIFGLTIMKVRTPKLRVRSAAFDGTFNVVNTSAAPSFDIRMVAEIGVRNANFGRYKYQNSTVEFYYGATKVGEAFIPRATAKARSTRKFNVTVDLSSAGVAAGELSVIPLTSRSAVRGKVEIMKIMKKNKSANMNCSMQIDVQSRQLHQLSCR, encoded by the coding sequence atgGCGGGAGAAGGAGAGAAGGCTCAGAACGCGCCGCCGCAGATGAACCCGTACGGGCGGGTGGACGAAGAGGTGGCGGAGGTGGCCCAAAGAGACGAGCGGCGGAGGAAGCGGATCAAGTGCTTCGCCTACCTCGCCGCCTTTGTCGTCTTCCAGACCGCCGTATTCCTCATCTTCGGCCTCACCATAATGAAGGTCCGGACTCCCAAGCTCCGGGTGAGATCCGCCGCCTTCGACGGCACATTCAACGTCGTCAACACCAGCGCCGCGCCGTCCTTCGACATCAGGATGGTGGCGGAGATCGGCGTCAGAAACGCCAACTTCGGGCGCTACAAATACCAAAACAGCACCGTGGAGTTCTACTACGGCGCCACCAAGGTCGGGGAGGCCTTCATCCCTCGCGCGACCGCCAAGGCCAGATCCACTAGGAAATTCAACGTCACCGTGGACTTGTCGTCGGCCGGCGTCGCCGCCGGAGAGCTGAGCGTGATCCCGCTGACGAGCAGATCTGCCGTGAGAGGGAAGGTGGAGATCATGAAAATTATGAAGAAAAACAAATCGGCTAACATGAATTGCAGCATGCAGATTGACGTGCAGTCCAGGCAGCTTCACCAGCTCTCTTGTAGATGA